A window of Caldalkalibacillus thermarum contains these coding sequences:
- a CDS encoding NAD(P)/FAD-dependent oxidoreductase, with protein sequence MSQQQNRDVVDIAIIGGGPTGLFAAFYAGMRQASCKIIESMPQLGGQLSALYPEKYIYDVAGFPKVLAQDLVNYLKEQAFSFDTQVALEETVEDVRKNEEGIFEIKTNKGLHFSRTVIITAGCGAFSPRKLDVDGAEKFEDSNLHYFVKDKNAFKGKRVLISGGGDSAVDWALMLEPIAEKVTLVHRRDKFRAHEHSVEQLMNSKVDIKTPLRISELHGDDKIEKVVLANAKTNEKVEELEVDEVIVSFGFISSLGPIQNWGLNIEKGSIVVNSKMETNIPGIYAAGDIVTYPGKIKLIAVGFGEAPTAVNNAKAYLDPKAKVQPGHSSHMNFNK encoded by the coding sequence ATGTCTCAACAGCAAAATCGAGATGTTGTTGATATTGCCATAATTGGCGGGGGACCGACCGGATTGTTTGCCGCATTTTATGCCGGCATGAGACAAGCCAGTTGTAAAATTATCGAAAGTATGCCTCAATTGGGAGGACAACTGTCAGCGTTATATCCTGAAAAATATATTTATGACGTTGCCGGTTTTCCCAAAGTACTGGCCCAAGATCTGGTGAATTATCTGAAAGAGCAGGCTTTTAGCTTCGATACTCAGGTTGCTTTAGAAGAGACGGTGGAAGATGTTCGCAAAAATGAAGAAGGCATTTTTGAAATTAAAACGAACAAAGGCCTGCATTTCAGCCGGACGGTGATTATTACGGCCGGATGCGGTGCATTTAGTCCCCGCAAACTGGATGTGGATGGTGCAGAAAAATTTGAAGATAGCAACCTGCACTACTTTGTGAAAGATAAAAACGCCTTTAAAGGAAAAAGAGTGCTGATCAGCGGCGGAGGCGATTCTGCGGTTGACTGGGCTTTAATGCTGGAGCCGATCGCAGAAAAGGTGACCCTCGTCCATCGGCGGGACAAGTTCCGTGCCCATGAACACAGCGTGGAACAACTGATGAATTCCAAGGTAGATATTAAGACACCCCTTAGAATAAGCGAGCTTCACGGCGACGACAAAATTGAGAAAGTCGTTCTGGCCAATGCCAAAACAAATGAGAAGGTCGAGGAACTGGAAGTTGATGAAGTGATTGTCAGCTTTGGTTTTATTTCCTCCCTTGGCCCGATTCAAAACTGGGGTCTCAATATTGAAAAAGGATCTATTGTCGTTAACAGTAAAATGGAAACGAACATCCCTGGCATTTATGCTGCTGGTGACATCGTCACTTATCCGGGTAAAATCAAGTTGATTGCCGTTGGATTTGGGGAAGCGCCAACTGCGGTGAACAATGCCAAAGCTTATCTTGATCCTAAAGCCAAAGTCCAGCCTGGACACAGCTCTCATATGAATTTCAATAAATAG
- the dapF gene encoding diaminopimelate epimerase: protein MNIPFTKMQALGNSYVYVDGRHIQLDERHLSPLAQAVSSVRTGIGSDGLILITWSQQADVKMRIFNADGSEAKNCGNGLRCVAKYAFEKGLVNDIRFQIETLGGIVEAHVHVRNGKVEQVTIDMGKPRLAQKEIPLTNGGEETAIDYPLEVDGQRLYFTGVSMGNPHAVFFVDDVASAPVTTLGPKIEKHPLFPEGVNVEFISVRSSHDIDFRVWERGSGQTYACGTGACAAVVASVLKEKIKKGEPVTVHLQGGDLEIVWDNDEHVWMTGPAKYVCEGTYFWPNGGKAQNR, encoded by the coding sequence ATGAATATCCCGTTTACTAAAATGCAGGCACTGGGGAACAGCTATGTTTATGTAGATGGCCGTCATATCCAGCTTGACGAGCGTCACTTATCTCCTTTGGCCCAAGCTGTGTCATCGGTACGGACGGGCATTGGCTCTGATGGCTTGATCCTCATCACATGGTCTCAACAAGCGGATGTGAAGATGCGGATCTTTAATGCAGATGGCTCCGAGGCTAAAAACTGTGGTAACGGTTTGCGCTGTGTGGCAAAGTATGCCTTCGAAAAAGGGCTGGTGAACGACATCCGTTTTCAAATTGAAACATTGGGCGGCATCGTTGAAGCCCATGTACATGTGCGCAACGGGAAAGTGGAACAGGTCACAATCGATATGGGCAAGCCCCGTCTGGCCCAAAAAGAGATTCCGCTCACAAATGGAGGAGAAGAGACAGCCATTGATTACCCCTTGGAGGTAGATGGCCAGCGCCTTTATTTTACAGGCGTTTCGATGGGCAATCCCCATGCGGTCTTCTTTGTCGATGATGTGGCTTCCGCTCCAGTTACCACGTTGGGTCCCAAGATTGAAAAACATCCCTTGTTTCCCGAAGGGGTCAACGTTGAATTTATTTCTGTCCGCTCCAGCCATGACATTGATTTTCGGGTCTGGGAAAGGGGTTCGGGACAAACCTATGCCTGCGGGACGGGTGCCTGTGCGGCTGTTGTAGCCTCCGTTCTTAAGGAGAAAATAAAGAAAGGGGAGCCTGTTACCGTTCATTTGCAAGGGGGAGATTTGGAGATTGTTTGGGACAATGATGAGCATGTCTGGATGACTGGTCCCGCCAAATATGTCTGTGAAGGAACATACTTTTGGCCGAACGGGGGCAAAGCGCAAAACCGATAA
- a CDS encoding aspartyl-phosphate phosphatase Spo0E family protein → MKDVVQERIKHLREKMVMLAMEKGLTDPEVIAISQEIDKLHNIWNHLGNQALTQHRVYKSADSSLTHKLIRDFSMASLYLKAASSQ, encoded by the coding sequence ATGAAAGATGTTGTGCAGGAGCGGATTAAGCATTTAAGAGAAAAAATGGTGATGCTGGCCATGGAAAAAGGATTAACTGACCCAGAAGTGATCGCAATCAGTCAAGAAATTGATAAGCTGCACAATATTTGGAACCATTTAGGTAATCAAGCGCTCACACAGCATCGTGTTTATAAATCTGCTGATTCCAGCCTGACACATAAGCTGATTCGTGATTTTTCTATGGCCTCTTTATATTTAAAAGCAGCTTCCAGCCAATAG